In the Alkaliphilus oremlandii OhILAs genome, one interval contains:
- a CDS encoding GTP pyrophosphokinase yields the protein MENTKIIDAQELKNLKVDLTRFLMVYKFGLDEMNTKIHILRQEFEHIHDYNPIENVKSRLKSPESIFKKVYRKRCGFSIPSIKENIKDIAGIRITCSFISDIYKISEMLQKQGDVKVIDCKDYIKNPKPNGYKSLHLILEIPVFMSDRVEHTYVEVQIRTIAMDFWASLEHKIYYKYNKEVPKNLLAELKEAADTVSQLDSKMESIHIEMNKVKEADNLSENLHELIISNEKFRIPYEFLTTHLSLGGIKNEA from the coding sequence ATGGAAAATACAAAAATTATAGACGCACAGGAATTGAAAAATTTGAAGGTAGACTTAACCAGATTTTTAATGGTATATAAGTTTGGGTTAGATGAGATGAATACAAAGATTCATATCTTAAGGCAGGAATTTGAGCATATTCACGATTATAATCCCATTGAAAATGTTAAATCTAGGTTAAAATCTCCTGAGAGTATATTTAAAAAGGTTTATAGGAAGAGATGCGGCTTTTCCATACCATCCATCAAAGAGAATATAAAAGATATTGCAGGCATTCGGATTACCTGTTCATTCATTTCAGATATCTATAAAATTAGTGAAATGCTGCAAAAACAAGGAGATGTAAAGGTGATCGACTGCAAAGACTATATCAAAAACCCGAAGCCCAATGGATATAAAAGCTTACATCTGATATTAGAGATACCCGTATTTATGTCCGACAGAGTAGAGCATACTTATGTGGAAGTGCAAATCCGTACAATTGCCATGGACTTCTGGGCTAGTTTGGAACATAAAATTTACTACAAATATAATAAGGAAGTTCCTAAGAACCTACTGGCAGAACTAAAGGAGGCGGCCGATACTGTATCCCAGCTGGATAGCAAAATGGAAAGCATTCACATAGAGATGAATAAGGTGAAAGAAGCGGATAATCTTAGTGAAAATTTACATGAATTAATTATCAGCAATGAAAAATTTCGTATACCCTATGAGTTTTTAACAACCCATTTATCGTTAGGAGGCATAAAGAATGAAGCATAA
- a CDS encoding HAMP domain-containing sensor histidine kinase yields the protein MKSIKTKLILFFILLMFLSASLSSFLYTFIPFNNIRDEFKLNQQAIAISILELRQKTDLPLADIIKMASNFMHDVSVIEDIHKIQISEEELEKVQNSEIVFLSSKKIPVSTTVVKVEEDYMQISLQPHNTMVQIVFSRIGFTLVLYVGIGACLIALFSKKAVENIVKLTSAAREVAKGNFDVQIENNSKDEIGQLTKNFNTMVNELKGIEYLRKDFINSVSHEFKTPIASIQGFAKLLQSEGLSEEERQEYARIIVEETSRLSRLSSNILRLSKLENQDIFAEKKKFDLDEQIRKSILLLEPEWNKKNIEFCIELDKIAFVGDEELLQQVWINLIGNAIKFSETNGNITVKLQQLGSFAKVKIRDEGMGMSEDVQTRIFEKFYQGDKAHSIYGNGLGLSIVKKIVDICGGRIFVKSASGKGTTFIVELPLEKEEIKK from the coding sequence ATGAAAAGTATCAAGACCAAATTAATTTTATTTTTCATATTGCTCATGTTCCTTTCGGCCAGCTTGTCATCATTCCTTTACACCTTCATACCTTTTAACAATATTCGAGATGAGTTTAAGCTCAATCAGCAGGCCATTGCCATTTCTATACTGGAATTGAGGCAAAAGACAGATTTACCCTTGGCAGATATTATTAAAATGGCCTCTAATTTTATGCATGATGTCAGTGTCATAGAGGATATCCATAAGATTCAAATAAGTGAAGAAGAGCTTGAAAAGGTACAAAACAGTGAAATTGTTTTTCTTTCTTCTAAGAAGATTCCAGTTTCCACAACGGTGGTAAAGGTGGAGGAGGATTATATGCAAATCAGCCTTCAGCCTCATAATACCATGGTGCAAATTGTCTTTTCACGGATTGGATTCACATTGGTTCTATATGTAGGAATTGGGGCTTGTTTAATTGCCTTATTCTCTAAAAAGGCAGTTGAAAACATTGTAAAGCTGACATCGGCCGCACGGGAGGTTGCAAAGGGCAATTTTGATGTGCAAATTGAGAATAATAGCAAGGATGAGATTGGACAGCTGACCAAGAATTTCAATACGATGGTCAATGAATTGAAAGGAATTGAATATCTTCGAAAAGACTTCATCAATAGTGTATCCCATGAATTTAAAACGCCCATTGCCTCCATTCAGGGCTTTGCGAAACTTCTACAAAGCGAAGGCTTATCAGAGGAAGAACGACAGGAATATGCCCGTATTATCGTAGAGGAGACAAGTAGACTGTCCCGGCTTTCTTCCAATATCCTAAGATTATCTAAGTTGGAGAACCAAGATATATTTGCAGAGAAGAAAAAATTTGATTTAGATGAGCAAATCAGAAAAAGTATTTTGTTGCTAGAACCTGAGTGGAATAAAAAGAACATTGAGTTTTGTATCGAGCTGGATAAAATTGCGTTTGTAGGTGACGAAGAACTTTTGCAGCAGGTTTGGATTAATTTAATAGGGAACGCAATCAAATTTTCTGAAACGAATGGCAACATCACTGTGAAGTTACAACAGCTAGGCAGCTTTGCAAAAGTAAAGATTCGTGATGAAGGAATGGGCATGAGTGAGGATGTACAAACAAGAATCTTTGAAAAGTTTTATCAAGGAGATAAGGCACATTCCATCTATGGAAATGGACTAGGGCTATCCATTGTAAAAAAAATTGTAGACATCTGCGGTGGAAGAATATTTGTAAAAAGTGCCTCAGGAAAAGGTACAACCTTTATTGTGGAATTACCTTTAGAAAAAGAAGAAATAAAAAAATGA
- a CDS encoding response regulator transcription factor — MFNILVIEDDKNLRRLMEAFLKRENYNVLSAKDGLEALNVLDSFHVDLIISDIMMPHMDGYEFTEQLRKSNINVPILMVTAKETIEDKKRGFSVGTDDYMVKPINLDEMLLRVAALLRRSNIVNEHRMVIGEVALDYNTLTVSKKGESIVLPKKEFYLLFKLLSHPKQIFTRQQLMDEIWGMDAETDERTVDVHIKRLREKFGDFSEFEIITVRGLGYKAEKLL; from the coding sequence ATGTTCAACATATTGGTAATTGAAGATGATAAGAATCTCAGAAGATTGATGGAAGCATTCTTAAAGAGAGAGAACTACAATGTTTTAAGCGCCAAAGATGGCTTGGAGGCTTTGAATGTATTAGATTCATTCCATGTAGATTTAATTATCAGCGATATTATGATGCCACATATGGATGGGTATGAATTTACAGAACAGCTAAGAAAATCGAATATTAATGTACCCATTCTAATGGTTACTGCCAAGGAAACCATTGAAGATAAAAAAAGAGGGTTCTCTGTAGGCACAGATGATTATATGGTGAAGCCAATCAATCTGGATGAAATGCTCCTACGGGTAGCTGCTCTATTACGTCGCTCCAATATCGTCAATGAGCATCGTATGGTCATTGGAGAAGTAGCGCTGGATTACAATACCTTAACGGTCTCTAAAAAGGGAGAGAGCATCGTACTTCCTAAAAAGGAGTTCTATCTCTTATTTAAGCTTTTAAGTCATCCGAAACAGATTTTTACAAGGCAGCAGCTCATGGATGAAATATGGGGAATGGATGCTGAAACCGATGAGAGGACCGTGGATGTTCATATCAAGCGACTGAGAGAAAAATTTGGAGATTTTTCGGAGTTTGAAATTATTACGGTTCGTGGCTTAGGATATAAAGCGGAGAAGCTCCTATGA
- a CDS encoding sensor histidine kinase: MTNLDGKNIEITKIIQRTMEAIAEGKKDIFEISEASRKEYNNLKKELEDFQVKVKSILKEVELLEQQEQISRKVLLAVSRNFATHTEEDIRRAYETANQLQIKLVLKRQEEKELIKRRSDLELRLKNALEILNKSENLMSKVSIAFDFLNGDLKNITDTIEDMNYRSSLGSRIIQAQEEERQRIARDIHDGPAQTLTNSVIKTELCEKLIDVNLEEAKHEIKELKKGLRESIKDIRSIIYNLHPMALNEIGFIPTVQRYASDFQMNTDIQVDLIILSKSDISDNTKTVTLFRIVQEALNNIRKHSQATVVKIKVEMTVMEIHLVIEDNGVGFNIDDIKGMDRNEKGFGILNMQERIDLLDGKFEIKTKKNNGTKIIVSIPNER, encoded by the coding sequence GTGACCAACTTAGACGGTAAGAATATTGAAATTACGAAAATAATACAAAGAACGATGGAAGCCATTGCAGAAGGAAAGAAGGACATTTTTGAAATCTCTGAGGCATCAAGAAAAGAATACAACAACCTAAAAAAAGAGTTGGAAGATTTTCAAGTAAAGGTAAAGTCCATCCTTAAAGAGGTAGAACTCTTGGAACAACAAGAGCAAATCAGTCGAAAAGTACTGTTGGCTGTCAGTAGAAACTTTGCAACACATACGGAAGAAGATATACGAAGAGCCTATGAGACTGCAAATCAATTACAGATAAAGCTGGTATTAAAAAGACAGGAAGAAAAAGAATTAATCAAAAGAAGAAGTGATCTGGAACTTAGGCTAAAAAATGCATTGGAAATATTAAATAAGTCAGAAAATCTAATGTCAAAGGTGAGTATTGCTTTCGACTTTTTAAATGGGGACTTAAAGAACATAACGGATACGATTGAAGATATGAATTACAGGAGTTCTTTAGGCAGTAGAATTATACAAGCACAAGAGGAAGAAAGACAACGAATTGCGAGAGACATCCACGATGGACCGGCACAAACTCTAACAAATTCTGTGATAAAGACTGAACTTTGTGAAAAATTAATAGATGTAAACTTGGAAGAAGCAAAGCATGAAATCAAAGAATTAAAAAAAGGATTGAGAGAAAGCATTAAAGATATTCGAAGCATTATCTACAATCTGCACCCCATGGCATTAAACGAGATTGGATTTATACCAACAGTTCAGAGATATGCTTCGGACTTTCAAATGAATACAGATATACAGGTGGACTTAATTATATTGTCAAAAAGTGATATCAGTGATAATACGAAGACAGTTACTTTATTCAGAATTGTACAAGAAGCCTTAAATAATATTCGAAAGCATTCACAGGCCACCGTAGTGAAAATAAAAGTTGAAATGACAGTGATGGAAATCCATCTGGTGATAGAAGATAACGGCGTCGGATTTAACATAGACGACATTAAAGGAATGGACAGAAATGAAAAGGGATTTGGCATCTTAAACATGCAGGAAAGAATTGATTTATTGGATGGAAAATTTGAGATAAAGACAAAGAAAAACAACGGTACTAAAATAATAGTGAGTATACCAAATGAAAGATAG
- a CDS encoding selenium metabolism-associated LysR family transcriptional regulator: MDFRQLESFVTIIKFKSFSKAADYLFLTQPTISSHIQNLEKELNTVLINRSSKKISLTKAGEILYDYAVNIINLREKARFKLGEFKGKIVGNIEIASSTTPEQYIIPELICEFIKIYPDVTFSILHYDSSQVVEGILNGDIDFGIVGAKIQHNQLKYVELVEDELVVVTPYDESASPIQREVSLRDLLDRPWILREEGSGTRNFLDESLKSVGLDARQLQVIAHVENTEAIKQCIRRGLGISVLSKRSIEDEINYRLLDYFKIKDLDVRRKFYLVYHSQRTPSPLEIEFQRFVCEYFL; encoded by the coding sequence ATGGATTTCCGACAGTTAGAATCATTCGTTACGATCATTAAATTCAAAAGCTTTTCTAAAGCTGCTGATTATCTATTTTTGACACAACCGACCATAAGTAGTCATATACAAAATCTTGAAAAAGAATTAAATACAGTATTGATTAATCGTTCCAGCAAAAAAATATCCTTGACGAAGGCTGGAGAAATCCTTTATGACTATGCAGTTAATATTATCAACCTGAGAGAAAAGGCACGCTTTAAGCTGGGGGAATTCAAAGGAAAGATTGTTGGTAATATTGAAATTGCATCCAGTACTACACCAGAGCAATATATTATACCGGAATTGATCTGTGAATTTATTAAGATATATCCAGATGTTACCTTTTCAATCCTGCATTATGATTCTTCCCAAGTTGTAGAGGGAATATTAAATGGAGATATCGATTTCGGCATTGTAGGCGCAAAGATACAGCATAATCAGTTGAAATATGTGGAATTAGTGGAGGATGAATTGGTTGTGGTAACTCCTTACGATGAGTCCGCTTCCCCTATCCAGAGAGAAGTCTCACTGAGAGATTTATTGGATCGACCATGGATTCTGAGAGAAGAGGGATCTGGTACAAGAAACTTTCTCGATGAAAGTCTTAAAAGTGTGGGATTAGACGCTCGCCAGCTTCAGGTTATCGCTCATGTTGAAAATACAGAAGCGATTAAGCAGTGCATTCGAAGAGGACTAGGGATTTCCGTTCTATCGAAACGTTCCATTGAAGATGAAATCAATTACAGGCTACTGGATTATTTTAAGATTAAGGATCTTGATGTTCGCCGAAAATTTTATTTGGTATACCATAGTCAGCGAACACCCTCACCACTGGAAATTGAATTCCAGCGATTTGTCTGTGAGTATTTCTTATAG
- a CDS encoding efflux RND transporter periplasmic adaptor subunit, producing MKHKKKSNKKVIIGSLVAVSVLAMILIGILKPKEEKFEEETAKTQDITTYYSFSGNIEAKDSQIVVSTTMLPIKKLYVKEGDFVKKGDVLFVLDDSNNAASIDQAKAGVEIAKINYEKMGTTAKDQQLEQVTNAIESAKLGFKEAKTNLDRMKELFDTGGISAQSLEQAQKAYDGAKLQLESAQRNYAIAEKTVEQNILTAKEQLHQAEASLAAARKQVENLEVTAEINGEVSEIYVEEDKTLAAGTKIMDIVNYDDLEVKIKVDEFDLNAITEGKEVTVTINPLDKDVTGIVSKVSKQALNVNGVSFFTASIDLEKDKDLRVGLSAEVKAMNQNSNKATTISMKALQFDQSNQPFVYYRDANNKVVTKQVSVGINDGNIVEILDGIKSGEVVLIPFQMNRMPTPMNMGPKR from the coding sequence ATGAAGCATAAAAAGAAATCGAATAAAAAAGTAATCATTGGTAGTTTAGTGGCAGTATCGGTTCTGGCAATGATTTTAATCGGTATTTTAAAACCAAAAGAAGAAAAGTTTGAAGAAGAAACTGCCAAGACACAGGATATTACCACGTATTATAGCTTTAGTGGCAACATTGAGGCAAAGGATAGCCAAATTGTGGTATCTACTACAATGCTACCGATAAAAAAATTATATGTAAAAGAGGGGGATTTTGTAAAGAAAGGTGATGTTCTATTTGTTCTAGACGATAGTAATAATGCTGCGAGCATAGACCAAGCAAAGGCTGGAGTAGAAATAGCCAAAATCAACTATGAGAAAATGGGCACTACGGCGAAGGATCAACAGCTTGAACAGGTGACCAATGCCATAGAATCAGCAAAGCTTGGTTTTAAGGAAGCGAAGACAAATCTAGACAGAATGAAGGAACTGTTTGATACGGGAGGAATTTCGGCACAATCCTTAGAGCAGGCACAAAAGGCGTATGACGGGGCTAAACTACAGCTAGAATCTGCACAACGAAATTATGCTATTGCTGAAAAAACCGTGGAACAAAATATTTTAACAGCGAAGGAACAGCTTCATCAGGCAGAAGCAAGTTTGGCGGCAGCTAGAAAACAAGTAGAAAATTTAGAGGTTACTGCAGAAATCAATGGCGAAGTTTCTGAAATTTATGTGGAAGAAGATAAAACCCTAGCAGCTGGAACAAAAATCATGGATATTGTGAACTATGACGATCTAGAGGTTAAAATAAAAGTAGATGAGTTTGACTTAAATGCCATTACAGAGGGCAAAGAAGTAACGGTTACGATTAACCCACTGGATAAGGATGTTACGGGAATCGTTTCAAAGGTATCCAAACAAGCACTCAATGTAAACGGTGTATCTTTCTTTACAGCATCCATCGATTTAGAAAAGGATAAGGATCTTCGAGTGGGTTTATCTGCCGAAGTTAAGGCAATGAATCAAAATAGCAATAAAGCAACCACTATTTCCATGAAGGCATTGCAATTTGATCAGAGTAATCAACCCTTTGTATATTATCGAGATGCGAACAATAAAGTTGTGACGAAACAGGTTTCTGTAGGAATTAATGATGGGAATATCGTAGAAATTTTAGATGGAATCAAATCTGGCGAGGTGGTGCTAATTCCATTCCAAATGAATCGAATGCCAACACCTATGAACATGGGTCCAAAGCGATAG
- a CDS encoding response regulator produces MKKINVLIADDHALVRQGLKQIIELEPDIKVIGLAADGEEAVLKTQQLSPDVVLLDISMPKQNGIQTLRRLKDMDSTIKIIMLTFHEDREYLFETINLGANGYVLKDAESESLIKAIRDVYQGLNYIYPTLATELVKEFNRREVKSQKRNNEDELTRREYEVLTLLAEGINNKEIGDCLFISEKTVKNHVSNIFKKINVNDRTQAAIYAYKHNIKKI; encoded by the coding sequence GTGAAAAAAATAAATGTTTTAATAGCAGACGATCATGCATTAGTGAGGCAAGGCTTAAAACAAATTATAGAATTAGAGCCGGATATCAAGGTAATCGGTTTAGCGGCAGATGGTGAAGAAGCCGTTTTAAAGACGCAGCAGCTGAGCCCTGATGTGGTTTTACTGGATATCAGTATGCCAAAACAAAACGGAATACAGACCCTAAGACGATTAAAGGATATGGATAGCACCATTAAGATCATCATGCTTACATTCCATGAAGATAGAGAATATTTATTTGAAACCATCAATTTAGGAGCCAATGGCTATGTTTTAAAGGATGCGGAGAGCGAAAGCTTAATTAAGGCCATTCGCGATGTATACCAAGGCTTAAATTATATCTATCCAACTTTGGCAACAGAATTAGTAAAAGAATTTAACCGTCGTGAAGTAAAAAGCCAGAAGCGAAATAATGAAGATGAATTAACGAGAAGAGAATATGAAGTGTTGACCTTGTTAGCAGAAGGGATCAACAATAAAGAAATCGGAGATTGCCTGTTCATCAGTGAAAAGACAGTAAAAAATCATGTATCCAATATATTTAAGAAGATCAATGTAAACGACCGTACTCAGGCTGCCATATATGCCTATAAACATAATATAAAGAAAATATAA
- a CDS encoding DegV family protein codes for MQIITDSSCDLPKEILEENDVIVIPLNIEIDGKNYVDGVDLTHEEFFDKMSKSEGLPKTSQPSPQSYIDAFKKAAQKTGETLCIHLSSKLSGTMNGALMVREMVESKIEVFDSLSGSLGLGMQVLKACEMKKEGATIEHIVDKLKEIREDMKVVVYLESLENAVRGGRVARVKEMVANLLNLKAVVHVEEGYVKVLKTIRGKKRAINFMLDQMAEKNTDFKDKIIGITHCDCIEDAMALKDEILKRFNPIDVLVTTMGPVIGTHSGQGGLLVCF; via the coding sequence ATGCAAATAATAACTGATAGTTCTTGTGATCTACCGAAGGAAATTTTAGAGGAAAATGATGTGATTGTCATTCCTTTAAACATTGAAATTGATGGCAAAAATTATGTTGACGGTGTGGATTTAACTCATGAAGAGTTTTTTGATAAAATGTCAAAATCGGAAGGGTTACCTAAAACATCTCAACCTTCTCCACAAAGCTATATCGATGCATTTAAGAAGGCAGCCCAAAAAACTGGAGAAACGCTATGTATTCACCTTTCTTCAAAATTAAGTGGTACAATGAATGGTGCCTTAATGGTGAGAGAAATGGTTGAAAGTAAAATTGAAGTTTTCGATAGTTTAAGCGGTTCATTAGGTTTAGGAATGCAGGTTTTGAAGGCATGTGAAATGAAAAAAGAAGGTGCGACCATAGAGCATATCGTCGATAAACTGAAAGAAATCAGAGAGGATATGAAGGTTGTTGTGTACCTGGAGAGCTTAGAGAATGCAGTGCGAGGTGGCAGAGTGGCGAGAGTGAAAGAAATGGTGGCAAACCTCTTAAACCTAAAGGCTGTGGTTCATGTGGAAGAAGGATATGTTAAGGTATTGAAAACCATTCGTGGCAAGAAAAGAGCAATCAATTTCATGCTGGATCAAATGGCGGAGAAAAATACAGATTTTAAAGATAAGATTATAGGAATAACGCACTGCGATTGCATAGAGGATGCAATGGCTTTAAAAGATGAGATATTAAAGCGTTTTAATCCAATTGATGTTTTAGTTACGACCATGGGGCCGGTTATCGGAACACACTCTGGTCAAGGTGGATTGCTAGTTTGCTTTTAA
- a CDS encoding ABC transporter permease, producing the protein MIRESIKMSWQNILSNKMRSFLTTLGIIIGVTSIIALITIVEGVTGEVTNQFASLGAGKIIVQAYGTPLKQGLSDSDLEKLMAVENVSGISPTLTVNATVVRNKTLEEKVSIDGKNEIYFKNNSDLIIRGRALNILDMENKNRVTVINQALEEILFFGENSIGKTIQINGITYQVVGVLDEGAITDVNSMMAAGMGSDGKAVIPYTTAMRIAGVNNISSLEVLITDTDKADEVISSVELVLNEAFNYKEDSYNIINMDSLIDMMKTMTGMMTSMLAGIASIALLVGGIGIMNMMLVSVTERTTEIGLRKALGAEPKRIQLQFLIESIFLSLLGGLIGLVLGLSISWVVASIIDIQFAISTGAIVLGVGFSAAVGIIFGWAPARRASNLNPIDALRSV; encoded by the coding sequence ATGATTAGAGAAAGCATAAAAATGTCGTGGCAGAATATTTTAAGCAATAAGATGCGTTCTTTTCTAACGACTTTGGGTATTATAATTGGTGTAACCTCTATTATTGCCCTCATCACCATTGTCGAGGGCGTAACGGGGGAGGTTACCAATCAATTTGCCAGCCTAGGTGCAGGTAAAATTATTGTTCAGGCTTATGGTACACCACTAAAACAGGGATTGAGTGATAGTGACTTAGAAAAGCTGATGGCCGTCGAAAATGTTTCAGGGATATCGCCCACACTGACGGTGAACGCCACTGTAGTTCGCAATAAAACCCTGGAAGAAAAGGTGTCCATCGATGGGAAAAATGAGATTTATTTTAAAAATAATTCGGACTTGATCATTCGAGGACGTGCATTGAATATATTAGATATGGAAAATAAAAATAGAGTTACAGTCATCAACCAAGCATTAGAAGAAATCTTATTTTTTGGAGAAAATTCCATCGGAAAAACGATTCAGATCAATGGTATTACTTATCAAGTGGTGGGAGTTTTAGATGAAGGAGCCATAACAGATGTAAACTCAATGATGGCTGCTGGAATGGGCTCTGATGGTAAAGCTGTAATTCCTTATACCACTGCCATGAGGATTGCAGGAGTTAACAACATTTCTTCCCTTGAAGTCTTAATTACAGATACAGACAAGGCTGATGAAGTCATCAGCAGTGTGGAACTTGTACTGAATGAGGCTTTTAATTACAAGGAAGACAGCTACAACATTATCAACATGGATAGCTTGATTGATATGATGAAAACCATGACCGGTATGATGACCTCCATGTTAGCAGGCATCGCTTCCATTGCTTTATTAGTTGGTGGTATCGGTATTATGAATATGATGTTAGTTTCTGTAACGGAACGTACGACGGAGATTGGACTTAGAAAAGCACTGGGTGCAGAGCCGAAAAGAATACAGCTCCAATTCTTAATAGAATCCATATTTTTGTCATTGTTAGGGGGCCTCATCGGGCTCGTTTTAGGACTGAGCATTTCTTGGGTTGTTGCCTCAATAATCGATATTCAATTCGCCATATCTACAGGGGCAATTGTATTGGGCGTAGGGTTTTCTGCTGCAGTGGGCATCATATTTGGGTGGGCACCTGCAAGGCGGGCAAGTAATTTAAATCCAATCGATGCACTTAGAAGTGTATAA
- a CDS encoding ABC transporter ATP-binding protein, with translation MMRKEILSMENIVKSYQMGDEEQIVLKGINLNVHAGEFLSILGPSGSGKSTMMNILGCLDTPTEGEYTLGGRKISDLDEIELAHIRSKEIGFIFQSFHLLPRLSAVENVELPMIYAGVSPSERKQRAKEMLERVGLAEKINHYPKQLSGGQQQRVAIARALSTNPTILLADEPTGALDQNTGRQIMELFRELHEEGRTIIMITHDVDIAKNASRTVRILDGNLYEEGEKND, from the coding sequence ATGATGCGTAAAGAAATTCTTTCTATGGAGAATATCGTAAAATCGTACCAAATGGGAGATGAAGAGCAAATCGTATTGAAAGGGATCAATTTAAATGTACATGCTGGAGAGTTCCTCTCTATCTTAGGTCCATCTGGCTCTGGTAAGTCCACGATGATGAATATTCTTGGATGCTTGGATACTCCTACAGAAGGAGAATACACCCTAGGAGGGCGTAAAATTTCAGATTTAGACGAGATTGAATTGGCACATATTCGTAGCAAAGAGATCGGATTCATATTTCAGTCATTTCATTTGCTACCCAGACTTTCTGCAGTGGAAAATGTAGAATTGCCCATGATTTATGCAGGTGTCTCACCTTCTGAGCGTAAACAGAGAGCGAAAGAAATGCTGGAGCGTGTAGGTCTGGCAGAAAAGATTAACCATTATCCAAAGCAGCTATCCGGTGGACAGCAACAGCGTGTTGCAATTGCAAGGGCATTATCGACGAATCCAACCATTCTTCTTGCGGACGAACCAACGGGTGCTCTCGATCAAAATACAGGTCGTCAAATCATGGAGTTGTTTCGAGAATTGCACGAAGAGGGACGAACCATTATTATGATTACCCATGACGTCGATATTGCTAAGAATGCAAGTCGAACCGTAAGAATATTGGATGGCAACTTGTACGAGGAGGGAGAAAAGAATGATTAG
- a CDS encoding RNA polymerase sigma factor: MSLQEASLIEQSKAGNIDSFEQLILAHQKKAFNIAYRILGNLEDANDVTQEALLKAYKGISKFNAKSSFSTWLYTIVTNTSMDFIRKNRKTIVTYLDREYETEEGSYKTQVYSDQETPEEILEKKEVQKLVNDAIEQLSDEHRKIIVLRDIQQFSYQEIAQILNCSEGTVKSRINRARNNLKILIKEKLDD, from the coding sequence TTGAGTTTACAGGAGGCCTCCTTAATCGAACAATCAAAGGCAGGAAATATCGATAGTTTTGAGCAATTAATCCTTGCCCACCAAAAGAAAGCTTTTAATATTGCCTATCGGATTCTAGGAAATCTAGAAGATGCCAATGATGTTACACAAGAAGCTTTATTAAAAGCATATAAAGGAATCAGTAAATTTAATGCTAAAAGCAGTTTTTCTACCTGGTTATATACCATTGTTACAAATACAAGTATGGATTTTATTCGAAAAAATAGAAAAACTATAGTAACATATCTAGACCGTGAATATGAGACGGAAGAAGGCAGCTATAAAACACAGGTATATAGCGACCAAGAAACGCCAGAGGAAATTTTAGAGAAAAAGGAAGTACAAAAATTAGTGAATGATGCCATCGAGCAGTTAAGTGATGAGCATCGAAAGATTATTGTTTTAAGAGATATTCAGCAATTTTCATATCAGGAGATTGCTCAGATATTAAATTGTTCCGAGGGAACCGTTAAATCTAGAATAAATAGAGCTAGAAATAACTTGAAGATATTGATTAAAGAAAAGCTGGATGACTGA